The Fictibacillus arsenicus genome contains a region encoding:
- a CDS encoding endonuclease/exonuclease/phosphatase family protein translates to MKKVLRSLILLTFAFVLFGSTYSTSQGALASEQKGQASTMDLKVMTYNLRYLNTTDPSPHTWAERRPAVKKLIEMERPDIFGTQEAVYQQVKEVDEDLKDYEWIGLGREGGSKGEFMAVYYNKHRFSPVEYDHYWLSDTPDEIGSMSWGNTIKRMVTWVKFLDKKTNQQFYFVNTHFDHRSVEAREKSAGLIAEKTKEFDPALPVLLTGDFNTGPGSTPHQTLIKEGSFVDTMDAAAQKVNGHLGTFNGSKDPTGGGPDSRIDWIMTKGNVTTHKTEILNYQKNGQFPSDHYPVLSNLTLHY, encoded by the coding sequence TTGAAAAAAGTATTACGGTCATTGATCTTGTTAACATTTGCATTTGTATTGTTTGGGAGTACCTATTCTACTTCACAAGGGGCACTTGCTTCAGAACAAAAGGGACAAGCTTCCACGATGGATTTAAAAGTCATGACGTACAATTTGAGATACTTAAATACCACTGACCCATCACCGCACACCTGGGCAGAACGCCGTCCCGCTGTAAAGAAGCTCATCGAAATGGAAAGACCTGATATATTTGGAACCCAGGAAGCCGTGTACCAACAAGTGAAAGAAGTGGATGAAGACCTAAAGGATTACGAATGGATTGGTCTAGGCCGTGAAGGTGGAAGCAAAGGAGAATTCATGGCGGTTTACTATAACAAACATCGTTTTTCTCCTGTAGAATACGACCACTACTGGTTATCCGATACTCCGGACGAAATAGGTTCTATGTCATGGGGAAACACCATTAAGCGAATGGTCACATGGGTAAAGTTCCTCGATAAAAAGACGAATCAACAATTTTACTTTGTGAACACACACTTTGATCATCGTTCCGTGGAAGCACGAGAGAAAAGTGCGGGATTGATCGCAGAAAAAACAAAAGAATTTGATCCAGCATTGCCGGTATTGTTAACAGGTGACTTTAATACAGGTCCTGGCAGCACACCACATCAAACCCTCATAAAAGAAGGATCTTTTGTGGATACCATGGATGCAGCAGCCCAAAAAGTCAATGGCCATCTCGGTACATTCAATGGATCCAAAGATCCTACTGGTGGAGGTCCAGACAGTCGGATAGACTGGATCATGACTAAAGGGAATGTGACAACTCATAAAACCGAAATCTTGAATTACCAGAAGAACGGTCAGTTTCCAAGTGATCATTATCCAGTGCTTAGCAATTTGACATTGCATTATTAA
- a CDS encoding SDR family oxidoreductase — MSNQNHPTGQPAQHQNKQPGVETEMTPRPQSESPTYKGSGKLKNKSTLITGGDSGIGKAAAIAFAKEGANVAIVYLEESGDAEETKRQIEEEGVKCLLIRGDIGDESFCEQAVRDVVGSFGGLDVLVNNAAEQHPQQNFEDITAEQLEKTFRTNIFSMFHLTKAALPHLKQGSSIINTASITAYQGHPELIDYASTKGAIVSFTRSLSNNLVKKGIRVNGVAPGPIWTPLIPSTFSADKVEKFGKDTPMGRPGQPEELAPAYVYLASEDSSYVSGQMIHINGGKVVNG; from the coding sequence ATGTCTAATCAAAATCATCCAACAGGTCAACCAGCACAGCATCAAAATAAGCAGCCGGGTGTTGAAACAGAAATGACACCAAGACCACAATCTGAAAGTCCCACTTATAAAGGAAGCGGAAAACTGAAGAACAAGTCTACTTTAATTACAGGTGGTGACAGCGGAATCGGAAAAGCAGCTGCAATCGCCTTTGCAAAAGAAGGCGCGAATGTTGCCATCGTATATTTAGAGGAGTCTGGTGATGCTGAAGAAACAAAGAGGCAAATAGAAGAAGAAGGCGTGAAGTGTTTACTTATTCGAGGAGATATAGGAGATGAATCATTCTGTGAGCAAGCTGTACGTGATGTAGTTGGTTCATTTGGAGGACTCGACGTTCTGGTTAATAATGCAGCAGAACAGCATCCGCAGCAGAACTTTGAAGATATTACAGCAGAACAGCTCGAAAAAACGTTCCGTACGAATATTTTCTCTATGTTCCACTTAACAAAAGCTGCACTCCCTCATTTGAAGCAAGGAAGCAGCATCATTAATACAGCGTCGATCACAGCGTACCAGGGACATCCGGAGTTGATCGATTACGCTTCAACTAAAGGGGCTATTGTTTCGTTTACCCGCTCGTTGTCAAATAACTTGGTTAAGAAGGGAATTCGTGTTAACGGGGTCGCACCAGGACCAATTTGGACACCACTTATTCCTTCAACATTCTCTGCAGATAAAGTGGAAAAGTTTGGTAAGGATACGCCGATGGGACGACCAGGACAACCGGAAGAACTTGCACCAGCTTATGTGTACTTAGCTAGTGAGGATTCTTCGTATGTGTCAGGGCAGATGATTCATATTAATGGTGGTAAGGTAGTTAATGGATAG
- the galE gene encoding UDP-glucose 4-epimerase GalE: MQILVTGGTGYIGSHTCVELLKAGYEVVVLDNLSNSNLIALDRVKEITGKEIKFYKADLLNKDEISAVFHQNNIEAVIHFAGLKAVGESNRIPLKYYQNNITGTLNLCEIMGNFGVKRLVFSSSATVYSRFNENPLTEDSKLGATNPYGRTKLMLEQILEDLYISDKEWNITLLRYFNPIGAHESTLIGEDPNDIPNNLVPYITQVAVGKLDELKIFGNDYPTPDGTGLRDYIHVIDLAIGHIKALDQSKNTTGFNVYNLGTGNSYSVLDVIKTFEEISGKKISYKIVERRSGDIAVCYANPEKAFKELNWKAERDLKSMLRDSWNWQRNNKNGYSTYNKVLN; the protein is encoded by the coding sequence ATGCAAATACTTGTTACTGGGGGAACGGGTTATATTGGATCTCATACATGCGTAGAACTATTAAAAGCGGGGTATGAAGTTGTTGTTTTGGATAACCTTTCTAATAGTAATCTCATTGCCCTAGATAGGGTTAAAGAAATTACAGGAAAAGAAATTAAATTTTACAAAGCAGATTTACTTAACAAAGATGAAATATCAGCTGTTTTTCACCAAAATAATATTGAAGCAGTAATACATTTTGCTGGTTTAAAGGCTGTTGGAGAGTCAAATAGAATACCCCTTAAATATTATCAAAATAATATTACTGGGACACTTAATCTTTGTGAAATAATGGGGAATTTCGGGGTGAAAAGGTTAGTTTTTAGTTCTTCTGCCACTGTGTATAGTCGTTTTAATGAGAATCCGTTAACAGAAGATTCAAAACTAGGAGCAACAAACCCATATGGGAGAACCAAATTGATGCTAGAACAAATTTTGGAGGATTTATACATTTCGGATAAAGAATGGAATATAACTCTTCTCCGTTATTTTAATCCTATCGGTGCGCATGAAAGCACACTAATTGGCGAAGATCCTAACGATATTCCAAATAATTTAGTACCATATATTACTCAAGTTGCAGTAGGAAAATTAGACGAATTAAAGATCTTTGGAAATGATTATCCTACGCCAGATGGAACGGGGTTAAGAGATTATATACATGTTATTGATTTAGCGATAGGACATATTAAAGCATTAGATCAATCTAAAAATACTACAGGATTTAATGTTTATAACTTGGGTACTGGAAATAGTTATAGTGTTCTAGATGTTATTAAAACTTTTGAAGAGATTTCTGGAAAGAAAATTTCATATAAAATAGTAGAACGTAGGTCAGGAGATATAGCAGTTTGTTATGCTAATCCTGAAAAAGCTTTTAAAGAGCTTAATTGGAAGGCAGAAAGAGATTTGAAAAGTATGTTACGAGATTCTTGGAATTGGCAACGTAATAATAAAAATGGTTATTCAACATATAATAAAGTATTAAATTAA
- a CDS encoding glycosyltransferase family 4 protein: MKSIKKIAFIATVYRHLEAFHLPYIKILQEMGYELHVYGSFDRGKTSLLNMNVICHDVDFSRNPFSFNNVKALRNLINSFRKNKYSMIHVHTPIASFLVRIAAKVTNTQNVIYTAHGFHFFKSAPIINWILYYPLERFMAKFTRILITINKEDYCRARNFISDNRVRYVKGVGVDTSYYSLAHNNSTKLRKQLGLRKNDFVIICIAELNNNKNHIQLINAIKIVKQKHNNIKCLLVGYGENEQELKYIVQKENLHEEIKFLGFRTDISSLLKVSNIKVLLSKREGLPKSIIEAMASSKPILATNIRGNRDLVSNGINGYLVPVGADEITAKKICTLLEDNNKINVMGQKSKEKANEYDLNSIKQDMKEIYKEVLK; this comes from the coding sequence ATGAAAAGTATAAAGAAAATAGCTTTTATAGCAACTGTTTACCGTCACTTGGAAGCCTTTCATTTACCTTATATTAAAATTTTGCAAGAAATGGGATATGAATTGCATGTGTATGGTTCGTTTGATAGAGGAAAAACTAGTTTGTTAAACATGAATGTTATTTGTCATGATGTTGATTTTAGTAGAAATCCATTTAGTTTTAATAATGTTAAAGCATTACGCAATCTAATTAATAGTTTTCGCAAAAATAAATATTCTATGATTCATGTTCATACTCCTATAGCAAGTTTTCTTGTTCGAATTGCTGCAAAGGTAACTAATACTCAGAATGTAATATATACAGCACATGGATTTCACTTTTTTAAGAGCGCGCCAATAATAAATTGGATTCTTTATTATCCACTTGAACGATTTATGGCAAAGTTCACCAGAATTCTCATTACAATTAATAAAGAAGACTATTGTAGAGCTAGAAATTTTATTTCTGATAACAGAGTGCGTTATGTAAAAGGTGTAGGTGTAGATACATCTTATTATTCACTTGCTCATAACAACAGCACCAAACTAAGAAAACAGCTTGGTTTAAGAAAAAATGATTTTGTTATAATTTGTATAGCTGAATTAAATAATAATAAAAACCATATTCAACTTATCAATGCTATTAAAATAGTAAAACAAAAACATAATAATATTAAATGTTTATTAGTTGGTTATGGAGAGAATGAACAAGAGTTGAAATATATCGTTCAAAAGGAAAACCTCCATGAAGAGATAAAGTTTTTAGGTTTTCGAACAGACATATCTAGTTTATTGAAAGTATCTAACATTAAAGTATTGTTATCAAAAAGAGAAGGCTTACCCAAATCAATAATAGAGGCTATGGCATCCTCAAAACCAATTCTTGCTACTAATATCAGAGGTAATCGAGATTTAGTCTCCAATGGTATAAATGGTTACTTAGTTCCTGTTGGAGCAGATGAAATAACAGCTAAGAAAATTTGTACTCTTTTAGAAGATAATAATAAAATAAATGTTATGGGTCAAAAAAGTAAAGAGAAAGCTAATGAGTATGACTTAAATAGTATAAAACAAGACATGAAAGAGATTTATAAAGAAGTTCTTAAGTAA
- a CDS encoding acyltransferase, producing the protein MKKFKLLLINLGLFFSPLTWYLIFKKILFFVYQYSYPYHKIKNISSCIIHPSVSIKDPENIRMGKNIRIQNNCILWAGVGKIHIGNNTGMGPGTFIFGSNHGMKPGVLYINQQSTPKTVYIGENVWIGSNCVILPGVTIGNNSVIGAGSVVTKSIPENAIALGNPAKVVRFK; encoded by the coding sequence ATGAAAAAATTTAAATTATTATTAATTAATTTAGGCTTGTTTTTTAGCCCACTAACATGGTACTTAATATTTAAAAAAATTCTGTTTTTTGTTTATCAATATTCTTATCCTTACCATAAAATAAAAAATATTTCTTCATGTATTATACATCCAAGTGTATCAATAAAAGACCCTGAAAATATAAGAATGGGAAAAAATATTCGTATACAAAACAATTGTATATTATGGGCCGGGGTTGGAAAAATCCACATTGGTAACAATACTGGTATGGGTCCTGGAACATTTATTTTTGGATCTAATCATGGAATGAAACCTGGAGTTTTATATATAAATCAACAATCAACCCCTAAAACTGTATATATAGGAGAAAATGTTTGGATCGGATCTAATTGTGTAATTTTACCAGGTGTTACCATTGGTAATAATTCTGTAATTGGTGCAGGTAGTGTCGTTACAAAATCAATACCAGAAAATGCAATTGCATTAGGTAACCCTGCAAAAGTAGTTCGATTTAAGTAA